Proteins encoded within one genomic window of Halorussus salilacus:
- a CDS encoding HEAT repeat domain-containing protein — protein MTSLFELEKSADVDKLTSLVSNSNSEAVRRRAAEILGDVDGPDQIIEDALVKAAQNDPDEGVRAAAIDALDQRHAVEKLIDALSDEEVATEGAEWARAEALVGSLTAELPELRMASANALGRVGNRAGTKPLVERLGDPDPRVRARAARALGRIGDPRAVSALRKCLRDERVEVRREAADSLGRIGGGEALDALLGLLDDDSETVRRIAATSMGNFGSAKPLDALVSLLTDESEAVRRAAVFSLIEILSNAPGQKSHQLRQTMVEKLSANDHRSVVTSLVDILEQGTQPHQRRNAAWLLGRVTGEENREAAVEALVSVLDDDDGMASQFAATSIANVGGEVAEDALLDVLDDPEAGSDARAKAAFTLGKVGGERARDRLDSLIDRTDDEEVRKRAFSALSKLGGRG, from the coding sequence GTGACCTCGCTGTTCGAACTGGAGAAGTCGGCCGACGTCGACAAACTCACGTCGCTGGTGTCCAACAGCAACAGCGAGGCGGTCAGACGCCGCGCGGCCGAGATTCTCGGTGACGTCGACGGACCCGACCAGATAATCGAAGACGCGCTGGTGAAGGCCGCCCAGAACGACCCTGACGAGGGCGTGCGGGCCGCCGCCATCGACGCGCTCGACCAGCGCCACGCCGTCGAGAAGCTCATCGACGCGCTCTCGGACGAGGAGGTCGCGACCGAGGGTGCCGAGTGGGCGCGGGCGGAGGCGCTGGTCGGCTCGCTGACCGCGGAGTTGCCGGAGCTACGGATGGCGTCGGCCAACGCGCTCGGCCGAGTCGGCAACCGCGCGGGGACAAAGCCGCTCGTCGAGCGACTCGGCGACCCCGACCCCCGGGTCCGCGCGCGGGCGGCCCGCGCGCTCGGCCGCATCGGCGACCCGCGAGCGGTGTCGGCGCTACGCAAGTGTCTCCGCGACGAGCGAGTCGAAGTCAGGCGAGAGGCCGCCGACTCGCTCGGCCGCATCGGCGGTGGAGAGGCGCTCGACGCCCTGCTCGGTCTGCTCGACGACGACAGCGAGACGGTTCGGCGCATCGCCGCGACCTCGATGGGGAACTTCGGGAGCGCGAAACCGCTCGACGCGCTGGTCTCGCTGTTGACCGACGAGAGCGAGGCGGTCCGCCGGGCGGCGGTGTTCTCGCTCATCGAGATCCTCTCGAACGCGCCGGGCCAGAAGAGCCACCAGCTTCGACAGACCATGGTCGAGAAGCTGAGCGCGAACGACCACCGGAGCGTCGTGACCTCGCTCGTCGACATCCTCGAACAGGGGACCCAGCCCCACCAGCGGCGCAACGCGGCATGGCTCCTGGGTCGGGTCACGGGCGAGGAGAACCGCGAGGCCGCGGTGGAGGCGCTCGTCTCGGTGCTGGACGACGACGACGGGATGGCCTCGCAGTTCGCGGCGACCAGCATCGCCAACGTGGGCGGGGAGGTCGCCGAGGACGCCCTGCTCGACGTGCTCGACGACCCCGAGGCCGGTTCCGACGCCAGGGCGAAGGCGGCGTTCACCCTCGGGAAGGTCGGGGGCGAGCGCGCCCGCGACCGCCTCGACAGCCTCATCGACCGGACCGACGACGAAGAGGTCCGAAAACGGGCGTTTTCGGCGCTCTCGAAGCTCGGAGGCCGGGGATAG
- a CDS encoding methyl-accepting chemotaxis protein: protein MVRDRLVKILRSVRRDGNQTERQRNVTFDGGTETGGVAVSTGESVTRVDLADAYRGAEVSDDLQRTQAVHLGGVVDDRESATDDAADLGRRHVDAGASPATFAGTYEAGVEELLSRTFEKLEHRLGAGNEAVASELQRAEEEIQTALSAAFTDMQTGLDAYDVDAVGEDEEEFDLDDSDLLNGIDVPVFILDTQRGEVAAWNKAIEDLTGMSAEEALGLEDASVAFDPDGRRGRTLADKVAESPETAHQEFDVELADPERTLYTNSTTMTTRDGVERRLDFSALPVFEDGELIAVVETVRDRTDDVRRQEGVTALVEELIGTLTAMEMGDLSARASFEDEHDVVDDSLVEVVDQVNAMAEQFEVLTERVGQKADDLADEVERATESARVIDERVDEQTDQLSEVATQMENFSASMQEVAASSDQVASAAEQAKASADSGLESSTGAREATDEVIEMSEDLVGTVTELESQMNEIEDVVEVIAEVADQTNLLALNANIEAARAGEAGSGFEVVADEVKQLANETREHTEEIADRIEEIQSQANETVVAVEESNEQVKRAGDEIEDALVALEEIADAVEEAATGVTEVAEANDEQAANVEQVMATVEDVRDRTREVEDATDDIVAATREQTDAIDELSARVNEMRDDA from the coding sequence ATGGTCAGGGACAGGCTGGTGAAAATTTTACGGAGCGTTCGGCGAGACGGTAACCAGACCGAACGGCAGCGAAACGTGACGTTCGACGGCGGAACCGAGACCGGGGGCGTCGCGGTCTCGACCGGAGAATCCGTCACGCGGGTCGACCTCGCCGACGCGTATCGGGGAGCCGAGGTGAGCGACGACCTGCAACGGACTCAGGCGGTTCACCTCGGGGGGGTCGTCGACGACCGCGAGAGCGCGACCGACGACGCCGCCGACCTCGGGCGACGCCACGTCGACGCGGGCGCGTCGCCAGCGACGTTCGCGGGCACTTACGAGGCTGGGGTCGAGGAACTACTCTCTCGGACGTTCGAGAAGCTCGAACACCGCCTCGGCGCGGGCAACGAGGCCGTCGCCTCGGAGCTCCAGCGAGCCGAGGAGGAGATTCAGACGGCGCTGTCGGCGGCGTTCACCGACATGCAGACGGGGCTCGACGCGTACGACGTGGACGCGGTCGGCGAGGACGAAGAGGAGTTCGACCTCGACGACAGCGACCTCCTCAACGGCATCGACGTTCCGGTGTTCATCCTCGACACCCAGCGCGGCGAGGTGGCGGCGTGGAACAAGGCCATCGAGGACCTCACCGGGATGTCGGCCGAGGAGGCGCTCGGACTGGAAGACGCCAGCGTGGCGTTCGACCCCGACGGTCGGCGCGGCAGGACGCTCGCCGACAAGGTCGCCGAGTCGCCCGAGACCGCTCACCAGGAGTTCGACGTCGAGTTGGCCGACCCCGAGCGCACGCTGTACACGAACAGTACCACGATGACCACGCGCGACGGCGTCGAGCGCCGCCTCGACTTCTCGGCCCTGCCGGTGTTCGAGGACGGCGAACTCATCGCCGTCGTCGAGACGGTTCGCGACCGGACCGACGACGTCCGGCGACAGGAGGGCGTCACCGCGCTGGTCGAGGAGCTGATCGGCACCCTGACCGCGATGGAGATGGGCGACCTCTCGGCGCGGGCGTCGTTCGAGGACGAACACGACGTCGTCGACGACTCGCTCGTCGAGGTCGTCGACCAGGTCAACGCGATGGCCGAGCAGTTCGAGGTCCTGACCGAGCGCGTCGGCCAGAAGGCAGACGACCTCGCCGACGAGGTCGAGAGAGCGACCGAGTCGGCTCGCGTCATCGACGAGCGCGTCGACGAGCAGACCGACCAGCTCTCGGAGGTCGCCACCCAGATGGAGAACTTCAGCGCGAGCATGCAGGAGGTCGCCGCGAGCTCCGACCAGGTCGCCTCCGCGGCCGAGCAGGCGAAGGCCTCGGCCGACAGCGGCCTCGAATCCAGCACGGGAGCGCGCGAGGCGACCGACGAGGTCATCGAGATGAGCGAGGACCTCGTGGGGACCGTGACCGAACTCGAATCCCAGATGAACGAGATCGAGGACGTGGTCGAGGTCATCGCGGAGGTCGCCGACCAGACCAACCTCCTCGCGCTGAACGCTAACATCGAGGCGGCCCGCGCGGGCGAGGCCGGGAGCGGCTTCGAGGTCGTCGCCGACGAGGTCAAACAGCTCGCCAACGAGACCCGCGAGCACACCGAGGAGATCGCCGACCGCATCGAGGAGATACAGTCGCAGGCCAACGAGACCGTGGTCGCGGTCGAGGAGTCCAACGAGCAGGTCAAGCGCGCGGGCGACGAGATCGAGGACGCCCTCGTGGCGCTCGAAGAGATCGCCGACGCGGTCGAGGAGGCTGCGACCGGCGTGACCGAGGTCGCGGAGGCCAACGACGAGCAGGCCGCCAACGTCGAGCAGGTGATGGCGACCGTCGAGGACGTCCGCGACCGCACCCGCGAGGTCGAGGACGCGACCGACGACATCGTGGCCGCGACCCGCGAGCAGACCGACGCCATCGACGAGCTCTCCGCGCGGGTGAACGAGATGCGAGACGACGCCTGA
- a CDS encoding chemotaxis protein CheW produces MSKTVADVQVLEFRLEDRNYCIDIAHVDEIVDKGELTPLPNADPRIEGVMDLRGATTTIVNPKRVLDLEETETGERVVVLETDDDRTIGWLIDEVEQVVSLDDETVDESVEGDSVKGIVRQDDGFVVWVKPEEING; encoded by the coding sequence ATGTCGAAGACAGTCGCCGACGTGCAGGTCCTCGAATTCAGGCTCGAGGACCGGAACTACTGCATCGACATCGCACACGTCGACGAGATCGTGGACAAAGGCGAACTGACACCGCTCCCGAACGCCGACCCTCGTATCGAGGGAGTGATGGATCTCCGCGGGGCGACCACGACCATCGTCAACCCCAAGCGGGTGCTCGACCTCGAGGAGACCGAGACGGGCGAGCGCGTGGTCGTCCTCGAAACCGACGACGACCGCACCATCGGGTGGCTCATCGACGAGGTCGAGCAGGTCGTCAGCCTCGACGACGAGACGGTCGACGAGAGCGTCGAGGGCGACTCGGTGAAGGGAATCGTCCGTCAGGACGACGGGTTCGTGGTCTGGGTCAAGCCCGAGGAGATAAACGGGTAG
- a CDS encoding DUF7521 family protein — protein sequence MQTIELLYVAFSLTLTAAGLSMVGFAIRAYNRTSRRAMFHLSVGFSLIVAAAIATTVSAFLTEFERTRTLLSVNYLITTVGYLFVIYSIAADQ from the coding sequence ATGCAAACGATAGAACTACTGTACGTCGCGTTCAGCCTCACCCTCACAGCCGCGGGGTTGTCGATGGTCGGATTCGCGATTCGCGCGTACAACCGCACGTCCCGGCGCGCGATGTTCCACCTCTCGGTCGGCTTCTCGCTCATCGTCGCCGCCGCCATCGCTACCACCGTCAGCGCGTTCCTCACCGAGTTCGAGCGAACTCGGACGTTGCTGTCGGTTAACTATCTCATCACGACGGTCGGCTACCTGTTCGTCATCTACAGCATCGCGGCCGACCAGTGA
- the glmU gene encoding bifunctional sugar-1-phosphate nucleotidylyltransferase/acetyltransferase yields MTTQAVVLAAGEGTRIRPLSASVPKPMLPVADRPLAAHAATAAVDAGADELVFVVGYEADAVREYFGEEYAGVPVAYAVQSEQAGTADAVRAARHHLDGEFAVLNGDNLYDPAGVEALFEDGPAVGAMRVADPSNYGVLSAEADTVTDIVEKPDHPPTDLANTGAYHFPAQAREWLDVTESERGEREITDVLARVVDEYDVTAVEMDRWLDVGRPWELLEANEWKLGELDRAIRGDVHETADLRGDVVVEDGATIDAGVVIEGPALVRSGAHVGPNAYIRGATLLGEDAKVGHAVEVKNSVLGRGTHVAHLSYVGDSVLGRNVNFGAGTNVANLRHDGEDVKLTVKGQRVSTGRRKFGVVVGDGAKTGIDASLNAGVTLSESARVPPGETVLRDR; encoded by the coding sequence ATGACAACTCAGGCAGTCGTCCTCGCGGCGGGCGAAGGCACCCGTATCCGGCCGCTGTCGGCGTCGGTCCCGAAACCGATGTTGCCGGTGGCCGACCGACCGCTGGCGGCCCACGCCGCGACGGCCGCGGTCGACGCAGGCGCAGACGAACTCGTGTTCGTGGTGGGCTACGAGGCCGACGCGGTCCGGGAGTACTTCGGCGAGGAGTACGCCGGAGTCCCGGTCGCGTACGCCGTCCAATCCGAGCAGGCGGGGACCGCCGACGCGGTCCGGGCCGCCCGACACCACCTCGACGGGGAGTTCGCCGTGCTCAACGGCGACAACCTCTACGACCCCGCGGGCGTCGAAGCGCTGTTCGAGGACGGCCCCGCGGTCGGCGCGATGCGGGTCGCCGACCCCTCGAACTACGGCGTCCTCTCGGCGGAGGCCGACACCGTCACCGACATCGTCGAGAAGCCCGACCACCCGCCCACCGACCTCGCCAACACCGGCGCGTACCACTTTCCCGCACAAGCCCGCGAGTGGCTGGACGTGACCGAGAGCGAGCGCGGCGAACGCGAGATTACAGACGTGCTCGCGCGCGTCGTCGACGAGTACGACGTGACCGCGGTCGAGATGGACCGATGGCTCGACGTGGGCCGCCCGTGGGAACTCCTCGAAGCCAACGAGTGGAAACTGGGCGAACTCGACCGCGCGATTCGCGGCGATGTCCACGAGACGGCCGACCTCCGCGGTGACGTGGTGGTCGAAGACGGCGCGACGATAGACGCGGGCGTCGTCATCGAGGGGCCCGCACTCGTGCGTTCGGGCGCGCACGTCGGCCCCAACGCCTACATTCGCGGTGCTACCCTCCTCGGCGAGGACGCAAAGGTCGGCCACGCCGTCGAAGTCAAAAACAGCGTGCTCGGGCGCGGAACTCACGTCGCCCACCTCAGCTACGTCGGCGACAGCGTTCTGGGCCGGAACGTCAACTTCGGCGCTGGAACGAACGTCGCCAACCTCCGCCACGACGGCGAGGACGTGAAGCTGACGGTGAAGGGCCAGCGCGTCTCGACCGGCCGCCGCAAGTTCGGCGTCGTCGTCGGCGATGGTGCGAAAACCGGCATCGACGCGTCGCTCAACGCGGGCGTGACGCTCTCGGAGAGTGCGCGCGTGCCGCCGGGCGAGACCGTCCTCCGGGACCGATAG
- a CDS encoding polysaccharide deacetylase family protein: MGSVVLSLDAELAWGFHDLDDPPGDRVESSRESWLRLLELFDDFDVPATWAVVGHLMLDSCDGEHSDHPTPDGWFDPDPGTWEGRDDRWYGAELVDAVEDADADHEVASHTFSHVEFAHTSREIAAAEMRECVELAEDRGLSLDSMVFPRNYVGHRDVLAAYGLTAYRGTQPRRWYDRGVLGSASKLLGWPTGAVSPTLVTPEIDEYGLVNVPASLFLFGFEGRGRALAERATGADPMVEMATRGIDRAASEDGVFHMWLHPNNLTEERDFERMAAILEHLAAVRDRTSLAVETMGEIAADLRDDEPRPREPIGPR; the protein is encoded by the coding sequence ATGGGTTCTGTCGTACTCTCGCTCGATGCGGAACTCGCGTGGGGCTTTCACGACCTCGACGACCCGCCCGGCGACCGGGTCGAGTCGTCTCGGGAGTCGTGGCTCCGCCTGCTCGAACTGTTCGACGACTTCGACGTGCCCGCGACTTGGGCGGTCGTGGGCCACCTCATGCTCGATAGCTGTGACGGCGAGCACTCCGACCACCCCACGCCCGACGGCTGGTTCGACCCCGACCCCGGGACGTGGGAGGGCCGCGACGACCGGTGGTACGGGGCCGAACTGGTCGACGCCGTCGAGGACGCCGACGCCGACCACGAGGTAGCCAGCCACACCTTCTCGCACGTCGAGTTCGCCCACACCTCCCGGGAAATCGCGGCCGCCGAGATGCGCGAGTGCGTCGAACTCGCCGAGGACCGGGGACTCTCGCTCGACTCGATGGTGTTCCCGCGCAACTACGTCGGCCACCGGGACGTGCTGGCGGCCTACGGCCTCACCGCCTACCGGGGCACCCAGCCTCGGCGGTGGTACGACAGGGGCGTCCTCGGGTCGGCGTCGAAGCTCCTCGGCTGGCCGACCGGCGCGGTCTCGCCGACGCTCGTCACCCCCGAAATCGACGAGTACGGCCTCGTGAACGTCCCGGCGTCGCTGTTCCTGTTCGGCTTCGAGGGGCGGGGTCGCGCGCTCGCCGAGCGCGCGACCGGCGCAGACCCCATGGTCGAGATGGCCACGCGCGGCATCGACCGCGCGGCGTCCGAGGACGGCGTGTTCCACATGTGGCTCCACCCCAACAACCTCACCGAGGAGCGCGACTTCGAGCGAATGGCCGCCATCCTCGAACACCTCGCGGCGGTCCGGGACCGGACCTCGCTCGCGGTCGAGACCATGGGCGAAATCGCGGCCGACCTCCGGGACGACGAACCGCGTCCCCGCGAGCCAATCGGCCCGCGGTAG
- a CDS encoding CheF family chemotaxis protein has translation MSEGEYKITDTQGKFLQVVKNGRKLNDPDWTSGRILLSNKRLILAGNSGKRTIPLSKLNGLKGRYDVNQAVASVSDYLSVEFDNNVVLLSVSGEIDEFETDIYGALLDQKMLLTKHPAVEGGVVQDTEWEKARVKIDEGQVNVAIASGTFVAIELDDIGSVERATRTVQGEQRTVLEVEHTQGDTSVETYISGKTRRCSLLESLLRKGERKSKGGVELNEVEKEVLMALYSGVSSFEIPDFLGMDVDEVERIFERLIEVDVLEEVRKRREVTLKTRGRNIASESINEK, from the coding sequence ATGAGCGAAGGCGAGTACAAGATCACGGACACGCAGGGGAAGTTCCTGCAAGTCGTCAAGAACGGTCGGAAGCTCAACGACCCCGACTGGACCAGCGGCCGCATCCTGCTGTCGAACAAGCGCCTGATACTCGCGGGCAACAGCGGCAAGCGGACGATACCCCTCTCGAAGCTCAACGGGCTGAAGGGTCGGTACGACGTGAACCAGGCGGTCGCGAGCGTCTCGGACTACCTGAGCGTCGAGTTCGACAACAACGTCGTCCTGCTGTCGGTCAGCGGCGAGATCGACGAGTTCGAGACCGACATCTACGGCGCACTCCTCGACCAGAAGATGCTCCTGACCAAGCACCCCGCGGTCGAGGGCGGGGTGGTTCAGGACACCGAGTGGGAGAAGGCCAGGGTGAAGATAGACGAGGGACAGGTCAACGTCGCCATCGCCAGCGGCACGTTCGTCGCCATCGAACTCGACGACATCGGGTCGGTCGAGCGGGCGACCCGGACGGTTCAGGGCGAACAGCGGACGGTGCTGGAGGTCGAGCACACACAGGGCGACACCAGCGTCGAGACGTACATCTCGGGGAAGACCCGGCGGTGTTCGCTACTGGAGTCGTTGCTCCGGAAGGGCGAGCGAAAGAGCAAGGGCGGCGTCGAACTCAACGAGGTCGAAAAGGAGGTGCTGATGGCGCTGTACTCGGGCGTCTCGTCGTTCGAGATTCCCGACTTCCTCGGGATGGACGTAGACGAGGTCGAGCGCATCTTCGAGCGCCTCATCGAGGTCGACGTGCTGGAGGAAGTGCGCAAGCGGCGCGAAGTGACGTTGAAGACTCGCGGCAGGAATATTGCGAGCGAGTCCATCAACGAGAAGTGA
- the glmS gene encoding glutamine--fructose-6-phosphate transaminase (isomerizing), producing MCGIIARIGGDDDGAVDELLTGLENLEYRGYDSAGLAIKNGSGPEVFKREGEISQLKDALADEVPDGGLGIGHTRWSTHGPPSDENAHPHTDCAGDVAVVHNGIIENYDELKAELVARGHEFTSDTDTEVIPHLVEEELADGADPETAFRTTIGKLSGSYAVAMLTRHDHAVYATRSGSPLVLGVDDGEYFLASDVPAFLDFTDDVIYLDDGDVVEVSPDGHRITTLDGEAVQRSIQTVDWDPEDAGKGGYDHYMLKEIHEQPAALRQTLRGRADPSTGDIHLEDFPPGTFEGVERVQFVACGTSYHAGLVGAQFLSAGGVPAQAFLASEYATAQPPVDDETLVVGVTQSGETADTLSALRRANASGAPTLAVTNVVGSTAARECDDALFIRAGPEIGVAATKTFSSQVVSLALLGERIVRDVTGARSADARERLEALSELPGHVQQILDYTSARRVAERYRDSDAYFFIGRGAVRPVALEGALKFKEISYEHAEGFAAGELKHGPLALVTHETPVFAVFTGRNDEKTLGNVKEAEARGAPVVAVASERDDEVAQYADEVLTVPDTHPDVAGVLANVQLQLLSYHAADLLGRPIDKPRNLAKSVTVE from the coding sequence ATGTGTGGTATCATCGCTCGTATCGGCGGCGACGACGACGGCGCGGTCGACGAACTGCTCACGGGCCTCGAGAACCTCGAATACCGTGGCTACGACTCGGCCGGGCTGGCGATAAAGAACGGGAGCGGTCCCGAAGTGTTCAAGCGCGAGGGCGAGATTTCCCAGCTGAAGGACGCGCTCGCCGACGAGGTTCCCGACGGCGGGCTCGGCATCGGCCACACGCGATGGTCGACCCACGGGCCGCCGAGCGACGAGAACGCCCACCCCCACACCGACTGTGCGGGTGACGTGGCGGTCGTCCACAACGGCATCATCGAGAACTACGACGAGCTGAAGGCCGAACTGGTCGCGCGCGGTCACGAGTTCACGAGCGACACCGACACCGAGGTCATCCCGCATCTGGTCGAGGAGGAGCTGGCCGACGGGGCCGACCCCGAGACCGCGTTCCGGACGACCATCGGGAAGCTCTCGGGGAGCTACGCCGTGGCGATGCTCACCCGTCACGACCACGCGGTGTACGCGACCCGGTCGGGGTCGCCGCTCGTGCTGGGCGTCGACGACGGCGAGTACTTCCTCGCGAGCGACGTGCCCGCGTTCCTCGATTTCACCGACGACGTGATCTACCTCGACGACGGCGACGTGGTCGAGGTCTCGCCCGACGGCCACCGCATCACGACCCTCGACGGCGAGGCGGTCCAGCGGTCGATCCAGACCGTCGACTGGGACCCCGAGGACGCCGGAAAGGGCGGCTACGACCACTACATGCTCAAGGAGATTCACGAACAGCCCGCGGCGCTCCGACAGACCCTCCGGGGTCGGGCCGACCCCTCGACCGGCGATATCCACCTCGAAGACTTCCCGCCGGGGACCTTCGAGGGGGTCGAGCGCGTCCAGTTCGTCGCCTGCGGCACCAGCTACCACGCCGGACTCGTGGGCGCGCAGTTCCTCTCGGCGGGCGGCGTCCCGGCTCAGGCGTTTCTCGCCAGCGAGTACGCCACCGCTCAGCCGCCCGTCGACGACGAGACGCTCGTGGTCGGCGTGACCCAGAGCGGCGAGACCGCAGACACCCTCTCGGCGCTCCGGCGGGCCAACGCCAGCGGTGCGCCCACCCTCGCGGTCACCAACGTGGTGGGGTCGACCGCGGCCCGCGAGTGCGACGACGCGCTGTTCATCCGCGCGGGGCCCGAAATCGGCGTCGCGGCGACCAAGACGTTCTCCTCGCAGGTGGTCTCGCTCGCACTGCTGGGCGAGCGCATCGTCCGGGACGTGACCGGCGCGCGCTCGGCCGACGCCCGCGAACGGCTCGAAGCCCTCTCGGAGCTTCCGGGTCACGTCCAGCAGATCCTCGACTACACGAGCGCCCGCCGGGTCGCCGAGCGGTACCGCGACAGCGACGCCTACTTCTTCATCGGCCGGGGCGCGGTCCGGCCGGTCGCGCTCGAAGGCGCGCTCAAGTTCAAGGAAATCTCCTACGAGCACGCCGAGGGGTTCGCCGCCGGGGAGCTCAAGCACGGGCCCCTCGCGCTCGTGACCCACGAGACGCCCGTGTTCGCGGTGTTCACCGGGCGCAACGACGAGAAGACCCTCGGCAACGTCAAGGAGGCCGAGGCCCGCGGCGCGCCCGTGGTGGCGGTGGCGAGCGAGCGCGACGACGAGGTCGCCCAGTACGCCGACGAGGTGCTGACGGTCCCCGACACCCACCCGGACGTGGCGGGCGTGCTGGCGAACGTCCAGTTGCAGTTGCTGTCGTACCACGCGGCCGACCTGCTCGGGCGTCCCATCGACAAGCCCAGAAATCTCGCAAAGAGCGTGACCGTCGAGTAG
- a CDS encoding ArsR/SmtB family transcription factor — MEAVELLRVLGNKYNAEILRATSDPKSAQELSDELEIPIATSYRRIEELTEADLLELSGREFSDEGRRTKVYRRNVDALEVSFEEETIDVELDDRPEVDNSLADVWRDLQAE, encoded by the coding sequence ATGGAGGCCGTGGAACTCCTTCGGGTACTCGGCAACAAGTACAACGCCGAGATACTCCGGGCCACGAGCGACCCGAAGTCGGCCCAGGAACTCAGCGACGAGCTCGAGATTCCGATAGCCACGAGCTATCGGCGCATCGAGGAACTCACCGAGGCCGACCTGCTCGAACTCTCGGGTCGGGAGTTCTCCGACGAGGGTCGACGGACGAAGGTCTACCGCCGGAACGTCGACGCGCTCGAAGTGTCGTTCGAAGAGGAGACCATCGACGTGGAACTCGACGACCGACCCGAGGTGGACAACTCGCTCGCCGACGTGTGGCGGGACCTCCAGGCGGAATGA